One genomic region from Candidatus Endomicrobiellum trichonymphae encodes:
- the rbfA gene encoding 30S ribosome-binding factor RbfA — MPLSYKRSVRVSELIQQTISSIVREMKDLDAGLVTVMGANLTDDLLSCKIYYSVLGSEEYKKKVAGILKRSTKQVRHKLALRLNLRCTPTISFVYDDSNERATKVFDMLQRIEEEKDKCIF; from the coding sequence ATGCCGTTATCATATAAAAGATCTGTCAGAGTAAGTGAACTTATACAGCAGACCATATCGTCAATCGTAAGAGAAATGAAAGATTTAGACGCAGGACTTGTTACGGTTATGGGTGCCAATCTTACGGACGATTTGTTAAGTTGTAAAATTTATTATTCCGTCTTAGGTTCGGAAGAATATAAGAAAAAAGTTGCCGGGATTTTAAAGAGAAGTACAAAACAGGTAAGACATAAACTGGCTTTACGTTTAAATTTAAGGTGTACCCCGACAATATCTTTTGTTTATGACGATAGTAATGAAAGAGCTACGAAAGTATTTGATATGCTCCAAAGAATAGAAGAAGAAAAGGATAAATGTATTTTTTGA
- a CDS encoding DHH family phosphoesterase: MNLAKNDLKKISEISRIIKQSKIFFIAGHIKPDGDSIGSALALASVLNRLGKEACVYCIDEVPDFLKFLKGSDEIKKSAKKTDVFDCAIILEAINFSRMGDIITPCQSKKVINIDHHLTYTNFGTINYIVPSSSSTAELVLNILDYMKIKLTRGEAENLYAGILTDTGCFQQINTTPNSHIACAKLMKYGIDINEIYKKVYENGSINALKLRGIALCGIKTILDDSVSYIVLTKDMFKKSGAKDNDDSGIINYTLRIEGVKVGCLFKEIDEKTIKVSCRSVRSFNVLEVVGRFGGGGHKNAAGCTIKKGINASIKMISSVLKEKLASDKLLFCSAVFL, translated from the coding sequence ATGAATTTAGCTAAGAACGATTTGAAAAAAATTTCTGAAATCTCCAGAATAATTAAACAATCAAAAATATTCTTTATTGCCGGTCATATAAAACCAGATGGTGACAGTATCGGTTCAGCTTTGGCTCTTGCATCTGTTTTAAACAGACTTGGTAAAGAGGCTTGTGTTTACTGCATTGATGAAGTACCGGATTTTTTAAAGTTTCTTAAAGGTTCGGATGAAATAAAAAAGTCAGCAAAAAAAACTGATGTGTTTGACTGTGCAATAATCTTAGAAGCGATTAACTTTTCAAGAATGGGTGATATAATTACTCCGTGTCAGTCAAAAAAAGTGATCAATATAGACCATCATTTAACTTATACAAATTTCGGAACTATAAATTATATAGTCCCGTCTTCGTCGTCAACTGCAGAACTCGTATTAAATATTTTAGATTATATGAAAATTAAACTTACCAGAGGCGAAGCTGAGAATCTTTATGCGGGTATATTAACCGATACAGGATGTTTCCAACAGATAAATACTACTCCTAATTCACATATTGCTTGTGCAAAACTTATGAAGTATGGTATAGATATAAATGAAATTTATAAAAAAGTTTATGAGAACGGTTCTATCAATGCTTTGAAATTACGAGGAATTGCTCTATGCGGAATAAAAACAATTCTTGATGATAGTGTTTCTTATATTGTTTTAACAAAAGATATGTTTAAGAAAAGCGGTGCAAAAGACAATGACGACAGTGGTATAATAAATTATACTTTAAGAATAGAAGGCGTAAAAGTCGGTTGCCTTTTCAAAGAAATAGACGAAAAAACCATAAAAGTCAGTTGCCGTTCGGTAAGAAGCTTTAATGTATTGGAAGTTGTAGGCAGATTTGGCGGTGGTGGACATAAAAATGCCGCAGGTTGCACCATTAAGAAGGGAATAAACGCTTCAATCAAAATGATAAGCAGTGTTTTAAAAGAGAAACTGGCTTCTGACAAACTGTTGTTCTGTAGTGCAGTTTTTCTGTAA
- the truB gene encoding tRNA pseudouridine(55) synthase TruB: protein MSQSYNNIDGLLLLDKPFGITSFDAVYKIKKVLNVEKTGHCGTLDPASTGLLLVLMGKATKLQAKFMKKDKVYLSSFLLGMVTDSGDLDGKVISENSVLNINIEKIKKMVEMFEGEIFQIPPMYSALKYNGKKLCELARQGIEVERKPRKVTIKKFEVLSYDGDIVKVRIECSSGTYIRTLAQDLGNVLKCGATVKTLRREKIDIFDIKDALRFKDTDSADKIIKKLIPL, encoded by the coding sequence ATGTCTCAAAGCTATAACAATATTGATGGGTTGTTACTTTTAGATAAACCGTTTGGCATTACTTCGTTTGACGCTGTTTATAAAATAAAAAAGGTTTTAAACGTTGAAAAGACTGGACACTGCGGTACTTTAGATCCTGCTTCTACAGGACTTTTACTTGTGTTGATGGGCAAAGCTACAAAACTCCAAGCTAAATTTATGAAAAAAGATAAAGTTTATTTGAGTTCTTTTCTTTTGGGTATGGTTACAGATAGTGGTGATTTAGATGGGAAGGTAATTTCCGAAAACAGTGTTTTAAATATAAACATTGAAAAGATAAAAAAAATGGTTGAAATGTTTGAAGGTGAAATTTTCCAGATTCCTCCGATGTATTCAGCTTTAAAATATAACGGTAAAAAACTCTGCGAACTTGCAAGACAAGGCATTGAAGTCGAAAGAAAACCGAGAAAAGTTACAATAAAGAAATTTGAAGTACTTTCTTATGATGGAGACATTGTGAAAGTAAGGATAGAATGTTCAAGTGGAACTTATATAAGGACTTTAGCACAAGATTTAGGAAATGTTTTAAAGTGTGGCGCAACAGTTAAAACTTTGAGAAGGGAGAAAATAGATATATTTGATATTAAAGATGCTTTGAGATTTAAAGATACAGACAGTGCCGATAAAATAATAAAAAAACTGATACCACTTTAA
- the ribF gene encoding riboflavin biosynthesis protein RibF, translating into MLKGKDFGIKFNRCEMTKKSVVAIGTFDGMHKGHRLLIDKILSSARKNNLRSVIIVLEKPVKKVRGLLTTYEEKIEKIKFSGADEIFVIGVPSEILSCCPEEFFDEFLHKMLNVSEIMCGIDFAFGKDGKGNIEWLKKKAKEKNIKINIVKPLKNISSSYIRILIEKDDVKNAASLLGRNYSFTGIPFKEKGEGKKLGFPTVNLHVNSDKLLPKGVYISLISQGERIYPSLTNIGIRSTFDRGNKIVPETYILDFKGEWKKLQTKVMFLKKIRNEKKFASVDALKIQISKDLLAALRFFNYHKTK; encoded by the coding sequence ATGCTGAAAGGCAAAGATTTCGGTATAAAATTTAATAGGTGTGAAATGACTAAAAAATCAGTAGTAGCCATCGGAACTTTTGATGGAATGCACAAAGGGCACAGACTTCTTATAGATAAAATTTTATCTTCCGCAAGAAAAAATAATTTAAGAAGCGTAATAATTGTGCTTGAAAAACCTGTCAAAAAAGTAAGAGGTCTGCTTACGACATATGAGGAAAAGATAGAAAAGATTAAGTTTTCAGGGGCAGATGAAATTTTTGTAATAGGAGTTCCTTCTGAAATTCTTTCTTGCTGTCCCGAAGAATTTTTTGATGAATTTCTGCATAAAATGCTTAATGTCTCGGAAATAATGTGCGGCATTGATTTTGCTTTCGGGAAAGACGGAAAAGGCAACATTGAATGGCTTAAGAAAAAAGCAAAAGAAAAGAATATAAAAATAAATATCGTCAAACCTCTAAAAAATATCTCGTCTTCTTATATAAGAATATTAATTGAAAAAGATGATGTGAAAAACGCGGCAAGCCTGCTTGGCAGAAATTACTCTTTTACGGGGATTCCGTTTAAGGAAAAAGGAGAGGGGAAAAAACTTGGATTCCCTACTGTTAATCTTCATGTAAACAGTGATAAACTTCTCCCCAAGGGGGTCTATATAAGTCTTATATCGCAGGGAGAAAGAATATATCCTTCACTTACAAATATAGGGATACGTTCTACTTTTGACAGAGGGAACAAAATTGTTCCGGAAACGTATATTTTAGATTTTAAAGGGGAATGGAAAAAATTGCAGACTAAAGTTATGTTCTTAAAAAAAATAAGAAATGAGAAAAAATTTGCAAGCGTTGATGCGCTTAAAATTCAAATTTCAAAAGATTTATTGGCAGCATTGCGATTTTTTAACTATCATAAGACGAAGTGA
- a CDS encoding histidine triad nucleotide-binding protein, translated as MSENCLFCKITKGEIPSYKVYEDEKVFAFRDINPQAPVHILIIPKKHIGGLNTASEEDERILGNIQIIVSKIAKQFSEMGNGFRLVNNCGADGGQTVFHIHYHLLGGRVFGWPPG; from the coding sequence ATGTCAGAAAACTGTCTTTTCTGTAAAATAACCAAAGGAGAAATTCCGTCTTATAAGGTTTATGAAGACGAGAAAGTTTTTGCTTTTAGAGATATAAATCCGCAGGCACCGGTTCACATACTCATTATTCCTAAGAAACATATAGGCGGATTAAACACTGCATCGGAAGAAGATGAGAGAATATTGGGTAATATTCAGATTATTGTGTCAAAAATAGCAAAACAGTTTAGTGAAATGGGAAACGGCTTCCGTTTGGTAAATAACTGTGGTGCTGACGGCGGACAGACGGTTTTTCATATACACTATCATCTTCTTGGAGGGCGAGTTTTCGGCTGGCCCCCTGGATGA
- the rpsU gene encoding 30S ribosomal protein S21 yields the protein MVSVKVREGESIEEAIRRFKRECERNGVMQEIKKREFYKTPSILKKEKLAETKRKIRRKMFKDSKWSK from the coding sequence ATGGTCAGTGTTAAAGTGCGCGAAGGCGAGTCTATTGAAGAAGCTATCAGACGTTTTAAGAGAGAATGCGAAAGAAACGGAGTAATGCAGGAAATAAAAAAACGCGAATTTTATAAAACTCCAAGTATTTTAAAAAAAGAAAAACTTGCAGAAACAAAAAGGAAAATCCGTCGTAAAATGTTTAAGGACAGTAAGTGGTCAAAGTGA
- a CDS encoding NGG1p interacting factor NIF3: MKLKDIHDLFIKEGIKADPRGLNIVELDLLKRKEEYDDLSDKKKENYDIESLTNPYYDSRILYGDENTEVKTVMVGIDIESQEILLAKQLINSGTKIDLIIAHHPEGYAYSTFYGVLEMQTDILNKQGVPINITEKIVSQRIEEVQRSVLPQNSERVYDAAKLLNIPLMTAHSVADNHVATFLQNEINVLSPTYLKTIIELLNKYPEYKHASKIGHKPFILNGSDYSHCGKVFVDMTGGTEGPLESFEKLEAAGVGTIISMHLSRKAVKEAEKHHLNIILAGHISSDNLGLNLLFDKLKKKALEKFEFIECSGFRRFGR; encoded by the coding sequence ATGAAATTAAAAGATATACATGATTTGTTTATAAAAGAGGGAATTAAAGCAGATCCCAGAGGCTTAAACATTGTGGAACTGGATTTGTTAAAACGCAAAGAAGAGTATGATGATCTTTCAGACAAAAAGAAAGAGAATTACGATATAGAAAGTCTTACAAATCCTTATTATGATTCAAGGATTCTCTACGGCGACGAAAATACCGAAGTCAAAACCGTTATGGTCGGCATAGATATAGAAAGTCAGGAGATTTTACTTGCAAAACAGCTTATAAACTCAGGCACTAAAATTGATTTGATTATAGCTCATCATCCTGAAGGATATGCCTATTCGACGTTTTACGGTGTTTTGGAAATGCAGACTGATATTTTAAATAAACAGGGCGTTCCGATAAATATTACCGAAAAAATCGTTTCCCAAAGAATAGAAGAAGTGCAAAGGAGTGTGCTTCCTCAGAATAGCGAGAGAGTTTATGATGCCGCAAAACTTTTAAATATACCTCTTATGACTGCTCACAGCGTTGCGGACAACCATGTAGCTACATTTTTACAAAATGAAATCAATGTTTTAAGTCCGACGTATTTAAAAACGATTATTGAGCTGTTAAATAAATATCCGGAATATAAACATGCATCAAAAATTGGACACAAGCCGTTTATTCTAAACGGAAGTGATTATTCGCACTGCGGGAAAGTTTTTGTCGATATGACAGGCGGTACGGAAGGTCCTCTTGAATCTTTTGAGAAACTTGAAGCTGCAGGGGTCGGAACAATTATTTCAATGCATTTGAGCCGCAAAGCTGTCAAGGAAGCGGAAAAACATCATTTAAATATTATTTTGGCCGGACATATTTCATCTGATAATTTGGGTTTAAATCTGCTTTTTGACAAATTGAAAAAAAAAGCTCTTGAAAAATTTGAATTTATAGAATGTTCTGGTTTCAGAAGGTTTGGAAGATAG